One stretch of Streptomyces sp. NBC_00443 DNA includes these proteins:
- a CDS encoding aldehyde dehydrogenase family protein, which produces MATTLTLKSGTSWTDAWQRCLAVAPEAFRDDRVLNLWNSTWQADGRALPATSPVDGSPIAGPPRLDRATAHQAVRASLDQHRAWRHIPLEERRARVAATLDALTQHRDLLALLLVWEIGKPWRLARADVDRAIDGVRWYVDGIEPMVAGRAPLDGPVSNIASWNYPMSVLVHAVLVQALAGNAVIAKTPTDGGVACLTLACALAAREGIPVTLVSGSGGELSEALVRAPEIGCVSFVGGRDTGAAVATAVADLGKRHVLEQEGLNTWGIWNYTDWDALTAVVPKLFDYGKQRCTAYPRFVVQRDLFDEFLAAYLPAVRTLRVGHPLAVEKQDDDPFPQLDFGPVINAAKAKELQDQVAEAIDRGAVPLHRGKPADARFLPGQDTSAYVQPVTLLNPPPSSPLHHAEPFGPVDTIVLVDTEAELLAAMNASNGALVATLSTDDRATYDRLAPQIRAFKVGHGKPRSRGDRDELFGGFGASWRGAFVGGELLVRAVTQGPAAERLPGNFPEYQLGP; this is translated from the coding sequence TTGGCAACCACCCTCACCCTCAAATCCGGCACCTCCTGGACCGACGCCTGGCAACGCTGCCTCGCGGTCGCCCCAGAGGCCTTCCGGGACGACCGTGTCCTCAACCTCTGGAACTCCACCTGGCAGGCGGACGGCCGGGCCCTGCCCGCCACCAGCCCCGTCGACGGCAGCCCGATCGCGGGGCCGCCGCGCCTGGACCGGGCCACCGCCCACCAGGCCGTGCGCGCATCGCTGGACCAGCACCGCGCCTGGCGGCACATCCCCCTGGAGGAGCGCCGAGCCCGCGTCGCGGCCACCCTCGACGCCCTGACCCAGCACCGGGACCTGCTCGCCCTGCTGCTCGTCTGGGAGATCGGCAAGCCCTGGCGGCTGGCCCGGGCGGACGTCGACCGGGCCATCGACGGCGTGCGCTGGTACGTCGACGGCATCGAGCCGATGGTCGCCGGGCGGGCCCCGCTGGACGGTCCGGTGTCCAACATCGCGAGCTGGAACTACCCGATGAGCGTGCTCGTTCACGCAGTGTTGGTACAAGCACTGGCAGGCAACGCGGTCATCGCCAAGACCCCGACCGACGGCGGCGTCGCCTGCCTCACCCTGGCCTGTGCGTTGGCCGCCCGCGAGGGAATCCCCGTCACCCTCGTCAGCGGCAGCGGGGGCGAGTTGTCGGAGGCGCTGGTCCGGGCCCCCGAGATCGGCTGCGTCTCCTTCGTCGGCGGCCGCGACACCGGCGCCGCGGTGGCCACGGCAGTCGCCGACCTGGGTAAACGACACGTACTCGAACAGGAAGGACTCAACACCTGGGGCATCTGGAACTACACGGACTGGGACGCACTCACGGCGGTCGTGCCCAAGCTCTTCGACTACGGCAAACAGCGCTGCACGGCGTACCCGCGCTTCGTCGTCCAGCGTGACCTGTTCGACGAGTTCCTGGCGGCGTACCTCCCGGCGGTGCGCACGCTCAGGGTCGGCCACCCGCTGGCGGTGGAGAAACAGGACGACGACCCCTTCCCGCAACTGGACTTCGGGCCGGTGATCAACGCCGCCAAGGCCAAGGAGCTCCAGGACCAGGTCGCCGAGGCGATCGACCGCGGTGCCGTCCCGCTGCACCGGGGCAAGCCCGCGGACGCCCGCTTTCTGCCCGGCCAGGACACCTCGGCGTACGTCCAGCCGGTCACGCTGCTCAATCCGCCCCCGTCCTCCCCGCTCCACCATGCGGAACCCTTCGGCCCGGTCGACACCATCGTCCTGGTCGACACGGAGGCGGAGCTGCTGGCGGCGATGAACGCGTCCAACGGCGCGCTGGTCGCCACGCTGTCCACGGACGACCGGGCGACGTACGACCGTCTGGCCCCGCAGATCCGCGCGTTCAAGGTCGGCCACGGCAAGCCGCGTTCCCGCGGTGACCGTGACGAACTGTTCGGAGGCTTCGGCGCGTCCTGGCGCGGGGCGTTCGTCGGCGGCGAGCTGCTGGTGCGCGCGGTGACACAAGGGCCGGCGGCGGAGCGGTTGCCCGGGAACTTCCCGGAGTATCAGCTCGGCCCGTGA
- a CDS encoding MarR family winged helix-turn-helix transcriptional regulator has product MDAREAAERIERELLILTRHKEMRAPRGPRGGDPLDQSAYVLLTRLETQGAMSIPDFVEAFGLAASTFTRQTSALLRNGLVERTLDPSGGVARKFRITQEGLRLLAEQREGIVTGLSTVVAEWTPEHLDRFIADLRQFNTDIERITGRPWPRNSGD; this is encoded by the coding sequence GTGGACGCCCGAGAAGCGGCGGAACGCATCGAGCGGGAGCTGCTGATCCTCACCCGCCACAAGGAGATGCGGGCACCGCGGGGCCCACGCGGCGGGGACCCGCTGGACCAGAGCGCCTACGTACTCCTCACCAGGCTCGAGACCCAGGGAGCGATGTCCATCCCGGACTTCGTCGAGGCCTTCGGGCTCGCGGCGTCGACGTTCACCAGGCAGACCTCGGCCCTTCTGCGCAACGGTCTGGTGGAGCGGACCCTCGATCCGTCCGGCGGCGTGGCACGCAAGTTCCGCATCACGCAGGAGGGGCTCAGGCTGCTCGCGGAACAACGCGAGGGAATCGTCACCGGCCTGTCCACGGTCGTGGCGGAGTGGACCCCCGAACACCTGGACCGGTTCATCGCCGATCTCCGGCAGTTCAACACCGACATCGAACGCATCACCGGCCGCCCTTGGCCGAGGAACTCGGGGGACTGA
- a CDS encoding thiamine pyrophosphate-binding protein, which translates to MPDDTQDVISGGHLVAKALKAEGVDRIYTLCGGHIIDIYDGCVDEGIEVVDVRHEQVAAHAADGYARITGKPGCAVVTAGPGTTDAVTGVANAFRAESPMLLIGGQGALTQHKMGSLQDLPHVDMMTPITKFAAAVPDTARAADMVSMAFRECYHGAPGPSFLEIPRDVLDAKVPVSKARVPREGAYRASTRSAGDPEAIEKLADLLVHAEKPAILLGSQVWTTRGTEAAIELVRTLNIPAYMNGAGRGTLPPGDPHHLQLSRRYAFSNADVIVIVGTPFDFRMGYGKRLSPDATVVQIDLDYRTVGKNRDIDLGIVGDAGLVLKSVTEAASGRVNGGASKRKEWLDELRAAEQTALEKRLPSLKSDASPIHPYRLVSEINDFLTEDSIYIGDGGDIVTFSGQVVQPKSPGHWMDPGPLGTLGVGVPFVLAAKQARPDKEVVALFGDGAFSLTGWDFETLVRYNLPFVGIVGNNSSMNQIRYGQAQKYGLERERVGNTLGDVHYDKFAQMLGGYGEEVRDPADIGPALRRARESGKPSLINVWVDPDAYAPGTMNQTMYK; encoded by the coding sequence ATGCCCGACGACACCCAGGACGTCATTTCCGGTGGTCATCTCGTTGCCAAGGCGCTGAAGGCCGAGGGGGTCGACCGCATCTACACCTTGTGCGGCGGCCACATCATCGACATCTACGACGGCTGCGTCGACGAGGGCATCGAAGTCGTCGACGTCCGCCACGAGCAGGTCGCCGCCCACGCCGCCGACGGCTACGCCCGCATCACCGGCAAGCCCGGCTGCGCGGTCGTCACCGCGGGTCCCGGCACCACCGACGCCGTCACCGGCGTCGCGAACGCCTTCCGCGCCGAGTCCCCGATGCTGCTCATCGGCGGCCAGGGCGCCCTCACCCAGCACAAGATGGGGTCCCTGCAGGACCTGCCGCACGTCGACATGATGACGCCGATCACCAAGTTCGCGGCGGCCGTGCCGGACACGGCGCGCGCGGCGGACATGGTGTCGATGGCGTTCCGCGAGTGCTACCACGGGGCGCCCGGGCCCTCCTTCCTGGAGATCCCGCGCGACGTCCTCGACGCCAAGGTGCCGGTGAGCAAGGCGCGCGTGCCCCGGGAGGGCGCCTACCGCGCCTCCACCCGCTCGGCCGGCGACCCCGAGGCCATCGAGAAGCTCGCCGACCTGCTGGTCCACGCCGAGAAGCCGGCCATCCTGCTCGGCAGCCAGGTGTGGACGACCCGCGGCACCGAGGCGGCCATCGAACTCGTCCGCACCCTCAACATCCCCGCCTATATGAACGGCGCCGGCCGCGGCACACTCCCGCCCGGCGACCCGCATCACCTCCAGCTGTCACGCCGGTACGCCTTCTCCAACGCCGATGTCATCGTCATCGTCGGCACGCCCTTCGACTTCCGCATGGGCTACGGCAAGCGGCTGTCGCCGGACGCGACCGTCGTGCAGATCGACCTCGACTACCGCACCGTCGGCAAGAACCGCGACATCGACCTCGGCATCGTCGGCGACGCCGGGCTGGTGCTGAAGTCGGTGACCGAGGCGGCTTCGGGGCGTGTCAACGGCGGTGCGTCCAAGCGCAAGGAGTGGCTCGACGAGCTGCGCGCGGCCGAGCAGACCGCCCTTGAGAAGCGGCTGCCCAGCCTGAAGTCGGACGCCTCACCGATCCACCCGTACCGGCTGGTCAGCGAGATCAACGACTTCCTCACCGAGGACTCGATCTACATCGGCGACGGCGGCGACATCGTCACCTTCTCCGGGCAGGTCGTGCAGCCCAAGTCGCCCGGTCACTGGATGGACCCGGGCCCGCTGGGCACGCTCGGCGTCGGGGTGCCGTTCGTGCTCGCGGCCAAGCAGGCCCGGCCCGACAAGGAGGTCGTGGCGCTCTTCGGCGACGGTGCGTTCTCCCTCACCGGCTGGGACTTCGAGACGCTCGTCCGCTACAACCTCCCCTTCGTCGGCATCGTCGGCAACAACTCCTCCATGAACCAGATCCGCTACGGCCAGGCCCAGAAGTACGGCCTGGAGCGCGAGCGGGTCGGCAACACCCTCGGCGACGTCCACTACGACAAGTTCGCGCAGATGCTGGGCGGTTACGGCGAGGAGGTCCGTGACCCCGCCGACATCGGCCCCGCGCTGCGGCGCGCCCGCGAGTCCGGGAAGCCGTCGCTGATCAACGTCTGGGTCGACCCCGACGCGTACGCCCCCGGAACCATGAACCAGACCATGTACAAGTGA
- the frc gene encoding formyl-CoA transferase has protein sequence MTGTPTKALEGIRVLDMTHVQSGPSATQLLAWLGADVVKLEAPTGDITRKQLRDLPDVDSLYFTMLNCNKRSITLNTKTERGKELLTELIRRSDVMVENFGPGAVDRMGFTWDRIQEINPRIVYASIKGFGDGPYTNFKAYEVVAQAMGGSMSTTGFEDGPPLATGAQIGDSGTGVHAVAGILAALFQRENTGRGQRVNVAMQHAVLNLCRVKLRDQQRLAHGPLAEYPNEDFGTEVPRSGNASGGGQPGWAVKCAPGGPNDYVYVIVQPVGWQPLSELIGRPELAGDPEWATPEARLPKLGKMFQLIEEWSSTLPKWEVLERLNAHNIPCGPILSTKEIIEDSSLVDNEMVVTVPHPERGDFVTVGSPLKLSDSPVEVSSSPLLGEHNEQVYIGELGLGDEELRLLKSNGVI, from the coding sequence ATGACTGGAACGCCGACCAAGGCTCTCGAAGGCATCCGCGTCCTGGACATGACCCATGTCCAATCCGGCCCCTCCGCGACCCAGCTGCTCGCCTGGCTCGGCGCGGACGTCGTCAAACTGGAGGCGCCGACCGGTGACATCACGCGCAAGCAGCTGCGCGATCTCCCGGACGTCGACTCCCTCTACTTCACGATGCTCAACTGCAACAAGCGGAGCATCACCCTCAACACCAAGACCGAGCGCGGCAAGGAGCTCCTCACCGAGCTGATCCGGCGCTCCGACGTCATGGTCGAGAACTTCGGACCGGGCGCGGTCGACCGTATGGGCTTCACCTGGGACCGCATCCAGGAGATCAATCCGCGTATCGTCTATGCCTCCATCAAGGGGTTCGGCGACGGCCCGTACACCAACTTCAAGGCGTACGAGGTCGTCGCGCAGGCCATGGGTGGGTCGATGTCGACCACCGGTTTCGAGGACGGGCCGCCGCTGGCGACCGGAGCCCAGATCGGGGACTCGGGGACGGGTGTGCACGCCGTCGCGGGGATTCTCGCGGCGCTGTTCCAGCGCGAGAACACCGGGCGTGGGCAGCGGGTCAACGTGGCCATGCAGCACGCTGTACTCAACCTGTGCCGAGTGAAGCTGAGGGACCAGCAGCGCCTGGCACATGGGCCGCTTGCTGAATATCCGAACGAGGACTTCGGCACGGAAGTTCCCCGCTCGGGAAACGCGTCCGGCGGCGGTCAGCCCGGCTGGGCGGTCAAGTGCGCGCCGGGCGGCCCGAACGACTACGTGTACGTCATCGTGCAGCCGGTCGGCTGGCAGCCGCTCAGCGAGCTCATCGGCCGGCCCGAACTCGCCGGCGACCCCGAGTGGGCGACGCCGGAGGCCCGGCTGCCCAAGCTCGGCAAGATGTTCCAGCTGATCGAGGAGTGGTCCTCGACGCTGCCCAAGTGGGAGGTGCTGGAGCGGCTCAACGCACACAACATCCCGTGCGGGCCGATCCTTTCCACCAAGGAGATCATCGAGGACTCCTCGCTGGTCGACAACGAGATGGTCGTCACCGTGCCGCACCCCGAGCGGGGCGACTTCGTGACCGTCGGCAGCCCGCTGAAGCTCTCCGACTCACCAGTCGAGGTGAGCAGTTCGCCACTGCTCGGCGAGCACAACGAACAGGTCTACATCGGCGAACTCGGCCTCGGTGACGAGGAACTGCGCCTGCTCAAGTCGAACGGAGTGATCTGA
- the sucD gene encoding succinate--CoA ligase subunit alpha: protein MAIYLTKESKVLVQGMTGGEGMKHTRRMLAAGTNVVGGVNPRKAGRTVDFDERAVPVFGSVADGMRATGADVTVVFVPPAFTKAAVVEAADAGIGLAVVITEGIPVHDSVAFTSYAKAKGTRIIGPNCPGLITPGQSNAGIIPADITKPGRIGLVSKSGTLTYQLMYELRDIGFSTCVGIGGDPVVGTTHIDCLAAFQDDPDTELIVLIGEIGGDAEERAAAYIRDHVTKPVVGYIAGFTAPEGKTMGHAGAIVSGSSGTAAAKKEALEAVGVRVGGTPTETARLVLDRLGADT, encoded by the coding sequence ATGGCCATCTACCTCACCAAGGAGAGCAAGGTCCTGGTCCAGGGCATGACCGGCGGCGAGGGCATGAAGCACACCCGGCGCATGCTCGCCGCCGGCACGAACGTCGTCGGCGGCGTCAACCCGCGCAAGGCCGGCCGCACCGTCGACTTCGACGAGCGTGCCGTCCCCGTCTTCGGGTCGGTCGCCGACGGGATGCGCGCGACCGGCGCCGACGTGACCGTCGTCTTCGTGCCGCCCGCCTTCACCAAGGCGGCCGTCGTCGAGGCCGCCGATGCCGGCATCGGACTCGCCGTCGTGATCACGGAGGGCATCCCGGTCCACGACTCCGTCGCCTTCACCTCGTACGCGAAGGCCAAGGGCACCCGCATCATCGGCCCCAACTGCCCCGGCCTGATCACCCCTGGCCAGTCCAACGCGGGCATCATCCCGGCCGACATCACCAAGCCCGGCCGCATCGGCCTGGTCTCCAAATCTGGCACGCTCACCTACCAACTGATGTACGAACTGCGCGACATCGGCTTCTCGACGTGTGTCGGCATCGGCGGCGACCCGGTCGTCGGCACCACCCACATCGACTGCCTGGCAGCCTTCCAGGACGACCCCGACACCGAACTCATCGTCCTCATCGGGGAGATCGGCGGCGACGCGGAGGAGCGAGCCGCGGCCTACATCCGAGACCACGTCACCAAGCCGGTCGTCGGCTACATCGCCGGATTCACCGCCCCCGAGGGCAAGACGATGGGGCACGCGGGCGCGATCGTGTCCGGCTCGTCCGGCACGGCGGCGGCGAAGAAGGAGGCGCTGGAGGCGGTGGGGGTACGGGTCGGTGGCACGCCCACCGAGACGGCCCGTCTGGTCCTGGACCGCCTGGGCGCGGACACGTGA
- the sucC gene encoding ADP-forming succinate--CoA ligase subunit beta gives MDLYEHQARELFEEHGILVPRAEVTDSPKEAREIARRLGGRVVVKAQVKTGGRGKAGGVKLAADPAAAELTARQILGMDIKGHTVGKVMLAQPVDIETEFYVSFVLDRAAGRFLAIASAEGGMDIEEVAASRPEAVARIPVDPAEGVTSAKAAEIAEAAGLPPQTVDVLIRLWEVLVREDAVLVEVNPLVRTGQGQILALDGKVTLDDNARFRQARWGAEGVEHDDALEAAAAAKGLNYVKLDGEVGIIGNGAGLVMSTLDVVAGCGARPANFLDIGGGASAQIMADGLSVILSDPAVKSVFVNVFGGITACDAVADGIVQALDTVQLTKPLVVRLDGNNAARGRAILDDRAHPLVQQATTMDGAALRAAQLATTA, from the coding sequence ATGGACCTGTACGAGCACCAGGCAAGGGAACTCTTCGAGGAACACGGCATTTTGGTGCCGAGGGCAGAGGTGACCGACTCGCCCAAGGAAGCCCGCGAGATCGCACGCCGGCTCGGTGGGCGGGTCGTGGTCAAGGCGCAGGTGAAGACCGGTGGCCGGGGCAAGGCGGGCGGCGTGAAGCTCGCCGCGGACCCTGCGGCTGCCGAGCTCACGGCACGCCAGATCCTCGGCATGGACATCAAGGGCCACACGGTCGGCAAGGTCATGCTGGCCCAACCCGTGGACATCGAGACCGAGTTCTATGTGTCCTTCGTCCTCGACCGCGCGGCGGGCCGCTTCCTCGCGATCGCCTCGGCCGAAGGCGGCATGGACATCGAGGAGGTGGCCGCCAGCCGTCCGGAGGCCGTGGCCCGCATCCCCGTCGACCCCGCCGAGGGCGTCACCTCCGCGAAGGCCGCCGAGATCGCGGAAGCCGCCGGACTGCCACCGCAGACCGTCGACGTCCTCATACGCCTCTGGGAGGTGCTGGTCCGCGAGGACGCCGTCCTGGTCGAGGTGAACCCGCTGGTCCGCACCGGGCAGGGGCAGATCCTCGCCCTCGACGGCAAGGTCACGCTCGACGACAACGCCCGTTTCCGACAGGCACGTTGGGGCGCCGAGGGCGTGGAGCACGACGACGCGCTGGAGGCCGCGGCGGCCGCGAAGGGCCTCAACTACGTCAAGCTCGACGGCGAGGTCGGCATCATCGGCAACGGCGCCGGCCTCGTCATGTCGACCCTCGACGTCGTCGCGGGCTGCGGTGCCCGCCCCGCGAACTTCCTCGACATCGGCGGCGGCGCATCGGCGCAGATCATGGCCGACGGGCTGTCGGTCATCCTGTCGGACCCGGCCGTGAAGTCGGTCTTCGTCAACGTCTTCGGCGGGATCACCGCCTGCGACGCTGTCGCCGACGGCATCGTGCAGGCCCTGGACACCGTCCAGTTGACCAAGCCACTCGTCGTGCGCCTCGACGGGAACAACGCCGCCCGGGGCCGGGCCATCCTCGATGACCGCGCCCACCCCCTGGTCCAGCAGGCCACCACCATGGACGGCGCCGCGCTGCGGGCCGCCCAACTCGCCACCACAGCCTGA
- a CDS encoding ferredoxin, whose translation MKVNVDQELCCGAGQCVLIAPEVFDQRDEDGIVTLVEPSPVEDLHAAAREAAAVCPASAITIDDEQR comes from the coding sequence GTGAAAGTGAACGTGGACCAGGAGCTCTGTTGCGGCGCCGGACAGTGCGTACTGATCGCACCCGAGGTCTTCGACCAGCGTGACGAGGACGGCATCGTCACGCTGGTCGAACCGAGTCCCGTCGAGGACCTCCACGCCGCCGCCCGCGAGGCAGCCGCCGTCTGCCCCGCGTCGGCCATCACGATCGACGACGAACAGCGATAG
- a CDS encoding iron chaperone: MVQSAAEDVDGYLAEVPVERREALTRLRQLCRAELQGFSEVMAYGMPTYQREGAAEIAFASQRQYISFYLMRSDVREAFQERLAGHDMGKGCLRFRKPEKVDFDLVRDLLRATSGDRGPIC, encoded by the coding sequence ATGGTGCAGAGCGCGGCGGAGGATGTCGACGGCTATCTGGCCGAGGTGCCGGTGGAGCGGAGAGAGGCCCTGACACGGCTGCGGCAGTTGTGCCGCGCGGAACTGCAGGGCTTCAGCGAGGTCATGGCCTACGGCATGCCGACGTACCAGCGCGAGGGTGCGGCCGAGATCGCGTTCGCGAGTCAGCGGCAGTACATCTCCTTCTATCTGATGCGCAGTGATGTCCGTGAGGCCTTCCAGGAACGGCTGGCCGGACACGACATGGGCAAGGGATGCCTGCGCTTCCGTAAACCGGAGAAGGTCGACTTCGACCTCGTGCGGGATCTGCTGCGGGCCACGTCCGGCGACCGGGGCCCGATCTGCTGA
- a CDS encoding DUF2254 domain-containing protein: protein MSDWTVTQSPAAGRRPRALSPLREHLRDTFWFAPTAAMVAVFAVWLVAQALDAAIVEALQEDGDYETLDELLRFADDAKAVVNAVASAMMTFIGVVFSISLVAVQMASGQFTPRVVRLFVRSRITKATFAVFLATFVLSLLVLTAFDTADDARAVTTVPLVQSVLTLCMVALSLLLFVLYVNATLRLMRISHVIARIATESFRVAASTPVSADGPDTPDLGTAAAWVPHEGRAGVLRDVHITRLVRVARKHGVVLRLIPRIGDFVVPGTPLLAVHGGAAPPRRALRYTVSVGVERTYHQDLGFGLRQLSDIALRALSPAVNDPTTAVQALDRVVQFLAALSRRPLDAALHRDRRGVVRLVQPVPGWTELVDLGFTEVRGCAVGSPQVSRRMLAGLDDLLLLAPPERSEPLSRHRELLHQAVDLAEQFPSDRAFALQPDRQGIG from the coding sequence ATGAGTGACTGGACGGTTACGCAGAGCCCTGCCGCGGGGCGTCGCCCGCGCGCGCTGTCGCCCCTCAGGGAGCATCTGCGGGACACGTTCTGGTTCGCACCCACCGCTGCGATGGTGGCCGTCTTCGCGGTCTGGCTGGTGGCCCAAGCGCTCGACGCAGCCATCGTCGAGGCGCTCCAGGAGGACGGCGACTACGAGACGCTCGACGAGCTGCTGCGGTTCGCGGACGACGCGAAGGCCGTGGTGAACGCCGTCGCGTCGGCGATGATGACCTTCATCGGTGTGGTCTTCAGCATCTCGCTGGTGGCCGTGCAGATGGCGAGCGGGCAGTTCACCCCGCGCGTGGTCCGGCTGTTCGTGCGGAGCCGGATCACCAAGGCGACCTTCGCGGTCTTCCTGGCGACCTTCGTGCTGAGCCTGCTGGTGCTGACCGCCTTCGACACCGCCGACGATGCCCGTGCGGTCACGACGGTGCCTCTGGTGCAGTCGGTTCTCACGCTCTGCATGGTCGCGTTGAGCCTGTTGCTCTTCGTGCTGTACGTGAACGCCACGTTGCGGCTGATGCGGATCAGCCACGTGATCGCACGGATCGCCACCGAGTCCTTCCGCGTGGCCGCGTCGACGCCCGTGTCGGCGGACGGACCGGACACGCCCGACCTCGGCACCGCGGCCGCTTGGGTGCCGCACGAGGGCCGGGCCGGGGTGTTGCGGGACGTGCACATCACGCGGTTGGTCCGGGTGGCTCGCAAACACGGGGTGGTGCTGCGGCTGATCCCTCGCATCGGGGACTTCGTAGTGCCCGGCACGCCCTTGCTGGCGGTGCACGGCGGCGCGGCCCCGCCGCGCCGGGCGCTGCGGTACACGGTCTCGGTGGGTGTGGAGCGGACCTATCACCAGGATCTCGGCTTCGGGCTGCGACAGTTGTCCGACATCGCGCTGCGCGCACTGTCGCCCGCGGTCAACGACCCGACGACCGCCGTCCAGGCGCTGGACCGGGTCGTGCAGTTCCTGGCCGCGCTGAGCCGTCGGCCGCTGGACGCCGCCCTGCACCGGGACCGGCGCGGGGTGGTGCGCCTGGTGCAGCCCGTGCCCGGGTGGACCGAGTTGGTGGATCTCGGGTTCACCGAGGTACGGGGCTGCGCCGTCGGCAGCCCGCAGGTCTCACGGCGCATGCTGGCCGGACTGGACGACCTCCTTCTGCTCGCACCGCCGGAACGCAGCGAGCCGCTCTCGCGCCACCGCGAACTCCTCCACCAGGCGGTCGACCTCGCCGAGCAGTTCCCGTCGGACCGAGCGTTCGCCCTGCAGCCGGACCGACAGGGCATCGGCTGA